AAAAGTTGACATGCCTTTGATTTTGCTTGCTTCCGGCTCCCTGTGAGCCATACAATGAACTTATTTGAAAGGGTTGGCACTCGGTTGGACATGGGCACCTGTGTATTATTGATTCTTAGCTTTCCAAGAGCTTTTATTGACAGATTGAGATAGATGAATCAATGGAATTTTGGGGAGTGCTCTTGCTAagtttttattattgatttctTGATTTACCATTTTTATATACAAGAACAACCTTGGAAATGTGCTGTGGTCTCTAAAATCATACTAATAAAGACAGCGTTTTGATCAAAGAGAGAGTGTTTCAAGTAAGCTTAAAGTTTTGAGGTTCAGCCAGCCTGAAtttgtcttttttaaaaaaaaaaaaaaattgtttctaGTTTGTTTTCACAGTTTTGCTTTGTTGGCTTTGATTATGAATATAAGAAGCCTGTATGTATGTTTACGCAATCATGAACTTTGACAATTAGAGTTGATTGAGTTTCTTAGTACcatgatttgtttttcttttcttggaAAAGGCAGCCTCTACTGTGACCCATATTTTTCGGTTCATCAGTTCCTTTGACAAATATCAAAGTCCCATTTTCTTTTGATTGATCATTTAGAATTCACTCGAGTAGTTCCTTCCATACCTTATTCATATTGATACattcatatttttatgaaaGATATCTGACTTTGCTCTCTtaattcttttccttttcttttttgtttctcaATGGTATTATCTTCTGATTACTGTCGTGATATTGTTCAGGTTTTTTAGTTTCCTGAAGGATagaccaagtgtttccccttgtTAAGGGAGACCAGCAAAAGGAATCAGCAGCCAAGCATACGAATTCCCAATAGCGCTCTAACATCGTATGTTCTTCTATAGAAGAAAAAACCCGTCACCTTGTTGAAAGGCATCGACAAGCAGTGATCGACAAGTTTCTGGAAATGATTCATGATTCGCATTGAAGATGTGGAACCAAATGGTTTAAGTTCAACTAAAGTCTTTAAGTAGAAATGGTTTAAATCTAGCcatcaatttattaaattcatCAATTCTGTGATCCCTCATCCTTTTCCAGCTCTCCGTGTTTCTCTAGAGTCCTCGCTCATCGTCGTTTTTGTAGGTGAGCGTTgatgtaatattttattatttaatgaaaatgTTGTATCATGAACCTCAATTACATTGACAGTATGAAAACATCCTCCATTAGCAAGATCTTAGAAAAGTTAAATATTCAGATGATCTATCAGTCTCTTTCCCTGGTAATAAAATTGAAGGAAGGTACTAACATAGTTGTTCACCTTCTTGTATAGTCTTGGTCTTGCGTCGTTGACTGACCCATCTACAGGTTCAATATCGGTATCAGGATCCGGTAAGCAGAATACAGCCAGAGAAAACCTTTCCTTTTCCGGGTTTATCACAACCCTGTGTATTGGGCTCTTGAACGATCCATTGCTCATTATCTGCGTGCATCCATAAAATCTGTAAGAGGATGCAGAACCATGAAAAGAGGTGAACTTTGTTTTTAGCTCATTAATGTAAATTACCTCTATCTGATCTCCAATGTTAATGAGAAGAGCTTCAGGAACGACGGGAACTTGAAACCATTGATCATCTTTCAGTATCTGAAGACCTTCCACTTCTTTGTCTTGAAGGACAATGGTGATTGCTGATGCATCTGAATGCGGTTTTAGTCCAAGAACTTGATTGTGCCTCGAACATGGAGGAAACAAGTTAAATCTCAAGCGCAGTGTTGCTTTATCTCCATATTTATCTAAAAAGCAGCGATTATCCAAGTTCAATGACATCGCCATGGCCTTCAGGACAACCTTGGTTATCAGCTGTAACTTCGTGGTGTATTCCAATACGGTCTCCCTGCAGATTTAGGTAATATTCTGCAATGCTTAATTCCATTTTCAGAACTGTAACtgcataaatttttattatttgctgGACATTGAGATTGAAATTGCTATTCTGGAATAGTAATAGCTATTATGCCACGTAAAGTAAACATGACTTACATAAAATTTGCAGGATTCTTAGGCCAGAACCCAACCTGTTGTTGATCTGCTGTGCACAGTCCAAGGATCAATCGGTCATTCCAGTCAAGTACTTGATTTTCTGCATAGACCACCTCATCTCCATAGCCTTCTCTGCTGTTATCATTTTTAGCATATTTCTGCTTTTCCTCCATGGGAAGTGCAAAGAATTGCTTGCTAACTAAGCGCACTTTGTCCAAGAACGAACTTGTCATTCCGTGATTTATAGCCTGAAACAAGCAAACaacaatatttcaaaaaaaataataataataatttcagTAGTGTGGTAATgcaaatttaactaaatctttCAAGTAGGCATGCTGATAGCAGAGAAAGTTGACAGAAGCTAACCATGAAACAGCCGAATGAGCTGAGAGCAGAGCGGAGTTTATCAAGTTCTTGTATGTTAGGACATGGAGATTCAAGAAGATCAATATCGATAACTGCAATCTCCATAACTGGAATGTCCGAGCATACACCAATTCCATCTCTATAGCAATATCTTCGTGGTGGTTCTTTGCTGCTGCTAGAGATTTCTTGTACACACCTTGCTATTGATTTTGTCTTCTCAGCAGGAGGAGTATTGTCAGCCATTTCTTCACAGGAAGCTCCGGGGGAATAGAGTTATTTTTCAAGTGGAAATAATGTGATGCCAAAGCAATCACCTGTGATATGTCTGCCTTTATCAACGATTTTATGACTGGAAATTGGTGGTTGTCAACTGTCAAAGCCCCACATGGAGTGGAAGCGGCCATTAATCATGTGCTAGTTTTGAATATGGATAAAGATATTTTTAATCAGGCCTAATTATTTGAAAAACCAcatacgtttgaattttttttacatttaaactcTGAACtaagaaaaagttcatttgtaccctttttgaGTTTAGCtttattacttaaaaaccactcatcttgaactttttttttcgtttatactatGACcttggaaaaaattcatttataccctcacgtatgtatttatgtttcacctctaccctgaggcactaaattaacctcttttcattaaaaaaaagtttaaaatagttttttatttttaacctcagctaattagagtttaatcagaaatgaatttttctctaaatggagggctattttaaacttttttttaaaatgaaaagaggttaatttagtgcctcgaggtagaggtgaaacataaacacatacgtcagggtataaatgaattttttcctaagtcagggtataaacgaaaaaaaagttcaagatgggtggtttttaagtaattaagcctttgagtttttatgttcaCCTCTATCCAAAAAGTTATATTGACTTCTTTTTATtcgttaaaaaatttaaaataattttttatttttaatctatattcttactaaacgttaatgttattaatagtataaaaatatatttttcaaaaaaaaaaattaaaaaaataacaataattttttgaaattattttttttacgaaaaaataaaaaatggagaTTGTCCATCGCAGCAGCTACTTGTTCTCCATATTTGGAGGAGCAATGGTAGCTCCACAGTGGCCGCCGGGAGggattgttttcttttttatttaattttttataaaatttataaatttaattaattattagaaattatttgaacatttttaaaattaaaggatctttttgtattttttcaaagtagaaaaatatatgatataacccttctatttagttgtttttaataattttatcctcAAATTAATTACATCATCAATTGTATCCTTATTCGGAGTAGAGGTgtaacataaaaacccaaaataagaTACAAATTAACTTTTTCCTATGTTAGGGTATAAATGCAACAAAGTTTCAacgtgagtggtttttaagtaattaaacttttaaatcaaGATAACAAGTAAGACATaaaaaaaaccattaaaacCATATGCTAAAAGAAGATGTCAACAACTTCAATTTGGTATATAAAATGGTGAATTTTGGTGACCGGATGGTGATGAACAAGACATTTTAAAGTGATAAGTTGTTCACGGTTAGATTAgtaaaaccattaaaaaaaattttctTAAGGGGCTGAATGTATGTTTTCCTTGGAAGAAGTTTCATATTCATCCCTTAAATTATCACTAACACAAACTTGTTaagtgataattttttttttttaaatgaatgtGATATTACAAAAGTGAAATGAATTAATCGACCCACAAGTACTATaacttatttattaaatttgtccGTTTAGTTTTGGAGGCTGGGCACTCGGCAGGACATGAGAGccttttatttatcaattcttaGTTTTCCAAGAGCTTTTATTGACAGAATGAGATGTAAAAACAAGTTATTGCTGCTCGATCGTGCCTCGAACGTGGAGGAAACAAGTTGAAACTTGATTGCGGTATTGCTTCAGCGATTATCCAAGATTAATGACACCACGGCCCTTAGGATAACCTCATTTGTCAGCTCTAACTTTGTGGTGTATTCAAATAGTCAGTGGCGGAcccagaaatattttataaggtgGGCAAAGTTGTACCAATAGTTTATACGATGAATAAAATTGGCGAAATATAAAAGTTAAGGTAGTTAATGCTTCAAATTTAAAGGcaaaaaaactataatattaacctatatttttttttttttgaaaattttaaataataaggtGGTCAATTGCCCACCATAAGCTCTTCCTAGGTCCGCCCTTGCAAATAATCTCCCTGCATTTTTAGGTAACACTCTGAATTTATTCCATTTTCACAACCTCAAATgcttcaattttatatttttctgagCATGGAGATCGAAACTTCTGTTATGGAACTTGTTATCTCAACAATAGTATTAACAATGTCACATAAAGTAACATGACTTGCTCACATAAAATTTGCAGGGTCGACAAGCCAGAAAGCTGCCGATGGTCTTCTGGATCGAGTAATAGAACTAATTGGTCATTCCAGTCAAGTACTTGATTTTCTGCATAAACCATGGCATAACCTTCTCTGCTTTTCTTCCGTGGGAAGCTCAAAGAATTGCTTGCTAACTGGACACACAATCCATACTGCTTGGATCAAGGTGTCCCATCCCTCGCTTGAGTGTATCCTTGTTCGGGTATGGATATCTATCTCGACTTTATTTTTGACCTTGTGGACTTTAAGGACGTGTCCTTGTTTTTGGGGGTGTGTTGTTATAAAGTAGTTAAGTTAAACTAAGGAACAATAATTGGAGCCATTGATTTGCATGGAATTTTGTTTATGTCATTAGCCAAATATGCCTAGTTTTACATTTACTGGGAGCAGAAAAGATAAAAAGAGCTATAAATAAGAGCAGAGCAGAATGCAGCAGAGACATGTTATTCAAGAACCATTACAAGAAGAGCCAGTGGCGTTCTCTGTTCGAGGTACGAAATGAAGTGATCAAAGCTGAATGCTCTTGAAGGACTTGAAGCAATTTCCTTCTGATATTTGCAAGTTACTCGGCAATATCATCAATCTGATAAGTTGGTAACTTATTGAAGATTTGACAATTTTTCCCAATGGAAAAGGATTTTTTcttagaaaaaaattagattttcaTATCTTCAATCAGTCTCTTTCCCTGCAGGTAATATTGAAGGAAATGGCCAACATAATTTCTCACCTTCTTATAAAGTCTAGGCCTTGTCTCGTTGACCAATCCATCTAAAGGCTCGATCTCATTATCAGGATCTGGATGATAAAATACAGCTAGAGATAACCTCTCCCTTTCGGGGTTTATCACCACCCTATGTACCGGACTCTTGAACATTCCGTTGCTCATTATCTGCGTGTATCATCACAATTTGTTAGTAAATGAAAAAACAAGTGAAGTTGGATTTAGGGTAGCTAGAAAGTACCTCTACTTGATCGCCAATGTTAATGAGAAGAGCTTCAGGAATGATAGGAACTCTAAACCATTGATCATCTTTCAGAATTTGAAGGCCTTCAACTTCCGTGTCTTGAAGGACAAAAGTAATTGCCGATGAATCTGAATGCGGTTTCAGGCCTAGAACTAGATCATACCTCGAACAAGGAGGATAGAAATTAAATCTTGATCCCATTCTTGCTCCAACTCCGCATTTTTTCAGAAAACAGTGATCATCCAAGTTTAGGGACATAGCCATTGCCTTGAGGACAACCGCAGTCATCTGCTGTAAGTTTGTGGTGTACTCAGATATAATCTCCCTGCAGAGATATAGCTAACATTTAGATTTTCAATTGTAGGAACTCAACTTTTCATTTCCAGCATCCATTTTTGCACAGTAACAATAAAAATTCACTTATATTTTGCCTAGAGTTGCAATTCTGGAAACTTGTATATTCTCATAGGTCACTGCAAAGATTGCCaccaaaacaaattttaattgcTTGGACTCTAAGTAACAAACTTCACTCACATAAAATTTGCAGGGTTTTGAGGCCAGAATCGGAGCTGTCGTTGGTCTTCCGGGATTAGTGAAAGAACCAATCGGTCATTCCAGTCCTGTACTTGATTTTGTGCAGAAACCATGTCACTCCCATAACCTTCTCTGCTCTCAACTTCTTTAGCATACTTCTGCTTCTCTTCCATTGGAAGCTCAAAGAATTGCTTGCTAACTGCACGCACTTcctccgtaaacgagtttgctAACTggaactttatatttataacctattttgGAAAATTGCTGTTTTTTTTCTCAGTCTCCGCATAGCATGCTTGTTTTTTCAGCATAGTTAAAATCATTTAGCATGGGAAGTTGAGAAAACAGACCAAAAAACAGCCTAATGAGGTGAGAGCAGAATGAAGTTTATCAAGTTGTTGCGTGCTGGGAGATGCAAGAAGAGCCATATCAATTACTGCAATCTCTGCAATTGGAAGGCAAGAAATGTTTACGCCTCTGCTGACACCATCTTTATAGCAGTATATTTCTAGTGGTAATTTTCCATCGTTAGCAAGTTCTTGGACATACTTCACTGCTGATTCTGTCTTCTTGGAAGGAGACTAAGCAGCCATTCTTTCACCAGAAACTGATCGGCTATGTTCCGAGTGGATGTTAATTTATGTGATGCAGCTGGATAAGAGGTAGACATTCTGATTTTTTGTAAactaatcaaattattaattgtgGTATTCTATCtttgtcaaaaaataataattattaattgtggGGTTTACATATTTTAGTAAATAACACTACATTCTTGCCtgaactttcaaaaaaaaaaaactacattCTTGTCTTATCTGCAACATGACATTGACTTTGAAGTAGAATAAGAGGACGGTCTCTATGCTATCTGGCTTAGATATAGAAACGCTGAAAAGGCGATTTGTCTTTTACGAGAATaggttataaaaataaagtttcccAGCTTCAGACAtgtttctgaaaataaaaatgaaatgccGAAATGTTGTTCAGTAAATTTTCGTACAACATAAACTGTATGAGTTGGCCTTGAAGGGCTCGCGGAAGTTCAAGTAAGGAATCTCTTAATGAAAATTTTGTATATTCTAATTATTAGTAATCGAAATACGACTTCataattgttaaattataatattaatttttattctattttaaaatatatattttaaaattttataaggaTGAGGGAATAGTTAACTTGAACTAAGGAACATTTAAATTTAGCCATCGACTTGcatggaattttttttgattcCATTCGCCAAATAAGACATTGTTTTACATTTATTTAGAtcagaaaagataaaaaaaaagcaacAGGAGCATGAAAGTCTATGTATTAATTTTCAGTGCTTCTATGAGACTCTTCCCCTGATAGTACTGCATGAAAGtagcaaaataatttttcacCTTCTTGTAATGTCTCGGCCTTGTTTCCGTAACTAACCCATCTACAGGTTCGATCTCATTTTCCGAATATGGTAAACAGAACACAGCTAGAGAAATCCTCTCTATATCCTGATTTTTCACCACCCTGTGTACTGGTGGCTTGAACAATCCATTGCTCATTATCTGTGAATATTGTTCACAATCAAAATTTGCAGTTTAAATTATTGTCAATCAAATTATGAATTGATGCCTCTGAGTGTTCTGAATGTAACAAATTTTGGTCTGGAAAAGTTTCAGCATAAGGAAGTGAATTACCTGGAGTTGATCACCAATGTTAATGAGAAGAGCGTCTGGAATAACAGGAACTCTAAACCATTGATCATCTTTAAGGAATTGCAGGCCTTCTACGTGTTTGTCCTGAAGCACAATAGTGATTGCAGATGGATCTGTGTGCGGTGCAAGACCGATAGCTAAATGATTGCTTGAAGATGGAGGGAAATAGTTGAATCTCGCCCGTAGTGTTGGTTTATCTCCATATTTATCCAAAAAGCAGTGCTCTTCCAAGTTTAGTGACATTGCCATTGCCTTAAGGACTACCTCATTTATCATCTGTAACTTTTTTGTATATTCAAGTAAAGTCTCCCTGCAGATTAGGTTCTTTCTGGGTGAGTATATTGGATCTCTTTTTTTAGGCAAAACAttatttgatcttttattttagttgaGGAAAAAGATTATATGGGGTTTAAATGAGGATTACATGCTCGAAAACAGGTCTAAATTGAGAGTT
This region of Mercurialis annua linkage group LG1-X, ddMerAnnu1.2, whole genome shotgun sequence genomic DNA includes:
- the LOC130014483 gene encoding codeine O-demethylase-like; translated protein: MPATDGVGEGVDTCCCCLPLLETPVIDFALLASPSPCRQELDKLCSALSSFGCFFSINHGITNSFLDELQSVIKQFFALPMEEKQKYARGTGESREGYGEDDMVVDEGQPIVNCNHRLTLILSSEDQQQLTFWPQSPPNFRETLLEYTKKLQMINEVVLKAMAMSLNLEEHCFLDKYGDKPTLRARFNYFPPSSSNHLAIGLAPHTDPSAITIVLQDKHVEGLQFLKDDQWFRVPVIPDALLINIGDQLQIMSNGLFKPPVHRVVKNQDIERISLAVFCLPYSENEIEPVDGLVTETRPRHYKKVKNYFATFMQYYQGKSLIEALKINT
- the LOC130014701 gene encoding jasmonate-induced oxygenase 4-like, with translation MEEKQKYAKEVESREGYGSDMVSAQNQVQDWNDRLVLSLIPEDQRQLRFWPQNPANFMEIISEYTTNLQQMTAVVLKAMAMSLNLDDHCFLKKCGVGARMGSRFNFYPPCSRYDLVLGLKPHSDSSAITFVLQDTEVEGLQILKDDQWFRVPIIPEALLINIGDQVEIMSNGMFKSPVHRVVINPERERLSLAVFYHPDPDNEIEPLDGLVNETRPRLYKKVRNYVGHFLQYYLQGKRLIEDMKI
- the LOC126654106 gene encoding 2-oxoglutarate-dependent dioxygenase 11-like, producing MADNTPPAEKTKSIARCVQEISSSSKEPPRRYCYRDGIGVCSDIPVMEIAVIDIDLLESPCPNIQELDKLRSALSSFGCFMAINHGMTSSFLDKVRLVSKQFFALPMEEKQKYAKNDNSREGYGDEVVYAENQVLDWNDRLILGLCTADQQQVGFWPKNPANFMETVLEYTTKLQLITKVVLKAMAMSLNLDNRCFLDKYGDKATLRLRFNLFPPCSRHNQVLGLKPHSDASAITIVLQDKEVEGLQILKDDQWFQVPVVPEALLINIGDQIEIMSNGSFKSPIHRVVINPEKERFSLAVFCLPDPDTDIEPVDGSVNDARPRLYKKVNNYVSTFLQFYYQGKRLIDHLNI